A portion of the Pseudoxanthomonas sp. JBR18 genome contains these proteins:
- a CDS encoding SDR family NAD(P)-dependent oxidoreductase: protein MSNAFGSKSTTDDVLAGMDLSGKRVLVTGVSAGLGVETARALVAHGAHVVGAARNLAKAKEATAGIHAQAANGGQLDLIELDLASLQSVRSCADALLADGRPFDVVIANAGVMRTPFGHTADGFETQFGTNHLGHFVLVNRIASLIAPGGRLICLSSAGHRYSDVDLDDPNFERTPYDPSAAYGRSKTANILFAVEFDRRHNAQGVRAAAVHPGGIMTELGRHLAPGELEATVEKINAQSAAEGHPPFEFKSIPQGAATSVWAAFVANADDIGGRYTEDCQVSSVTDGLITPGTPGVRSYALDPERAQALWALSEKLVGERF from the coding sequence ATGTCCAATGCATTCGGATCCAAATCCACCACGGACGATGTCCTGGCCGGAATGGATCTCAGCGGCAAGCGCGTCCTGGTCACAGGCGTGTCGGCCGGCCTGGGCGTCGAAACCGCCCGCGCCCTGGTCGCCCACGGTGCCCACGTGGTTGGCGCGGCGAGGAATCTCGCCAAGGCGAAAGAAGCCACGGCCGGCATCCACGCCCAGGCGGCGAATGGCGGGCAATTGGACCTGATCGAGCTTGACCTGGCTTCGCTGCAGAGCGTGCGGAGCTGCGCCGATGCGCTGCTGGCCGATGGCCGCCCCTTCGATGTCGTCATCGCCAACGCCGGGGTGATGCGCACGCCATTCGGTCACACCGCCGATGGTTTCGAAACGCAGTTCGGCACCAACCACCTGGGCCACTTCGTGCTGGTCAACCGGATCGCCTCGCTGATCGCGCCAGGTGGGCGCCTGATCTGCCTGTCGTCCGCCGGGCATCGCTACTCGGACGTGGATCTGGACGATCCGAACTTCGAACGGACCCCCTACGATCCGAGCGCGGCCTACGGCCGCTCCAAGACCGCCAACATCCTGTTTGCCGTCGAGTTCGATCGCCGTCACAACGCACAAGGCGTCCGCGCAGCCGCCGTGCACCCGGGCGGCATCATGACCGAGCTCGGTCGCCACCTGGCACCCGGCGAACTTGAAGCGACGGTGGAGAAGATCAACGCGCAGTCCGCGGCCGAAGGCCATCCCCCGTTCGAGTTCAAGTCCATCCCGCAGGGGGCCGCCACCTCGGTCTGGGCCGCTTTCGTTGCCAACGCGGACGACATCGGCGGGCGATACACCGAGGACTGCCAGGTGTCGTCGGTCACCGACGGACTGATCACGCCCGGCACCCCTGGCGTCCGCTCCTACGCACTGGACCCGGAGCGGGCACAGGCACTGTGGGCACTGAGCGAAAAGCTGGTGGGCGAACGTTTCTGA
- a CDS encoding M61 family peptidase — translation MCAAHAQLPQPLPGPPAIPSPREQPFDGVITLQVDATDTAHALFKVRESIPVSASGPAVLLYPQWEPSSHAPSISAAQLAGLVVRAGQQRLEWRRDPLDPHAFHVAVPDHVDRLDLEFAYVTRVSDGLLRPDFVNVQWQHMLLYPAGWFARDLPVRAGITLPPGLQVVSSLQVEGRSGNAYTLAQTTLERLTDAPLFGSRQLRTLDLSTPDSPGLHLDLVSRDPAALQVSDEQIAALHRLVAQTSAVFGRAPYRHFDAITLLDDDASFGGIEHATSAEIYLPAHYFSDPDAQLGLADMFGHEHVHAWNGRAHQPADLWTPTPNTPIRNSLLWVYEGQTEFWGRVLAARSGMRSRQQAIDNLALVAAEVAASDGRAWKTLRDTVNDPLYVTGASTVWPEWQRRKDYYGEGVLLWLDVEMTLRARSHGRYGLDDFARRFFAAPQPGSGPATYTFEDVCAALAALVPMDWAGYLNARLDAHDAIVLQGLARGGWALVYEATPTAAFAQSERDLGGTDLRYSIGLVVADSGKLRSVAMDSPGYNAGLAPGAVLTSVNGATFSPAALRAAVANSARQPVSLGYTVDGKALQTRLDYHQGARYPRLVRIPGSEDRLSALLAPRPAGG, via the coding sequence GTGTGCGCCGCGCACGCGCAGCTGCCGCAACCACTGCCTGGTCCGCCTGCAATTCCCAGCCCGCGCGAGCAGCCGTTCGACGGCGTGATCACGCTGCAGGTCGATGCGACAGACACCGCGCACGCGCTGTTCAAGGTGCGCGAATCGATCCCGGTCTCCGCGTCCGGCCCGGCGGTGCTGCTGTATCCCCAGTGGGAGCCATCGAGCCACGCGCCGAGTATCTCCGCCGCGCAGCTGGCCGGCCTGGTCGTCCGCGCCGGCCAGCAGCGGCTGGAATGGCGCCGCGATCCGCTGGATCCGCACGCGTTCCATGTGGCGGTACCGGACCACGTCGACCGGCTGGACCTGGAGTTTGCCTACGTCACGCGCGTCAGCGATGGCCTCCTGCGCCCCGACTTCGTCAACGTGCAGTGGCAGCACATGCTGCTGTATCCGGCCGGGTGGTTTGCGCGGGACCTCCCGGTACGCGCCGGCATCACCTTGCCGCCGGGGCTGCAGGTGGTCTCCTCACTGCAGGTCGAGGGACGCAGCGGCAACGCCTACACACTGGCGCAGACCACGCTGGAGCGGCTGACCGACGCGCCCCTGTTCGGCAGCCGCCAGCTGCGCACGCTCGACCTGTCCACGCCGGATTCGCCCGGGCTGCACCTGGATCTGGTGTCGCGGGACCCGGCCGCGCTGCAGGTGTCCGATGAGCAGATCGCCGCACTGCATCGCCTGGTGGCGCAAACCTCGGCGGTGTTCGGCCGCGCGCCGTACCGGCACTTCGATGCGATCACCCTCCTCGACGACGATGCCAGTTTCGGCGGAATCGAGCACGCCACGTCGGCGGAGATCTACCTGCCGGCCCACTACTTTTCCGACCCGGACGCGCAGCTGGGCCTGGCCGACATGTTCGGGCATGAGCACGTGCATGCGTGGAACGGCCGTGCCCACCAGCCGGCGGACCTGTGGACGCCCACGCCCAACACGCCGATCCGCAACAGCCTGCTGTGGGTCTACGAGGGCCAGACCGAGTTCTGGGGCCGGGTCCTGGCCGCCAGAAGCGGCATGCGCAGCCGTCAGCAGGCGATCGACAACCTCGCCCTCGTGGCCGCCGAGGTCGCCGCCAGCGACGGACGGGCCTGGAAGACGCTGCGCGATACCGTCAACGATCCGCTGTATGTCACCGGCGCATCGACGGTGTGGCCGGAGTGGCAGCGCCGCAAGGACTACTACGGCGAGGGCGTGCTGCTGTGGCTCGATGTCGAGATGACGCTGCGCGCGCGCTCGCATGGCCGCTACGGCCTCGACGACTTCGCCAGGCGCTTCTTCGCCGCTCCCCAACCCGGAAGCGGCCCGGCGACCTACACCTTCGAGGATGTCTGCGCCGCGCTCGCCGCGCTGGTGCCGATGGACTGGGCCGGCTACCTCAACGCCCGCCTGGACGCGCATGACGCCATCGTGCTGCAGGGCCTGGCGCGCGGCGGCTGGGCGCTGGTCTACGAGGCCACGCCCACTGCGGCCTTCGCGCAGAGCGAGCGCGACCTGGGCGGCACCGACCTGCGCTATTCGATCGGCCTGGTCGTCGCCGATTCCGGCAAGCTGCGCTCGGTGGCGATGGACAGCCCCGGCTACAACGCCGGACTGGCCCCCGGCGCCGTGCTGACTTCGGTCAATGGCGCGACGTTCTCGCCTGCCGCACTGCGCGCGGCGGTGGCCAATTCCGCCCGACAGCCGGTTTCACTGGGCTACACCGTCGACGGTAAGGCCCTGCAGACCAGGCTCGACTATCACCAGGGCGCCCGCTATCCGCGCCTGGTGCGCATTCCCGGTAGCGAGGACCGGTTGTCCGCACTGCTCGCCCCGCGCCCGGCCGGCGGCTGA
- a CDS encoding GFA family protein produces the protein MLKEVGGVQVQPKHRASCHCGLVELELDLPDGIVDPRRCNCSICRRKGAVVASVPLSGIRILKGAEHLKLYEFNTHTAKHYFCSNCGIYTHHQRRSNPGLYGYNVGCLEGIDPFAIPDVPTSDGINHPADRK, from the coding sequence GTGTTGAAGGAAGTTGGTGGTGTCCAAGTACAGCCCAAGCATCGGGCTTCTTGTCATTGCGGCTTGGTGGAGCTGGAACTCGATCTGCCGGACGGCATCGTCGACCCACGCCGCTGCAATTGCTCCATTTGCAGGCGCAAAGGGGCCGTTGTTGCCTCGGTCCCGCTGAGCGGCATCCGCATCCTCAAGGGCGCTGAGCACCTGAAGCTCTACGAGTTCAATACGCATACCGCCAAGCACTATTTCTGCTCGAACTGCGGCATCTACACCCACCACCAGCGTCGCTCCAACCCAGGCCTGTACGGGTACAACGTGGGGTGTCTTGAGGGCATCGATCCCTTCGCCATCCCGGATGTCCCCACCAGTGACGGCATTAATCATCCAGCGGATCGGAAGTAA
- a CDS encoding SDR family oxidoreductase yields the protein MHFDLQLAGKRIVVTGGTRGVGAAVVELLSQLDARVVAMARSMPKTPVEGVHYVAANLASADGVHQAVEAARERLGGVDILINVVGGSSAPAGGFARLDDAQWATALDLNLMSAVRMDRALLPAMLAQGSGVILHVTSIQRMLPLHDATIAYAAAKAALSTYSKALSKEVTSQGVRVVRVSPGWVETEAAVDFLGAIAANAGTDYEGAKQKVMEALGGIPLGRPAKPSEVADLIAFLVSPRAESISGAEYTIDGGTVPTT from the coding sequence ATGCACTTCGACCTCCAACTGGCAGGCAAGCGCATCGTCGTCACCGGCGGCACGCGCGGCGTCGGGGCGGCAGTGGTTGAACTGCTGTCCCAGCTCGATGCACGGGTCGTGGCGATGGCGCGCTCGATGCCGAAGACGCCTGTCGAAGGCGTCCACTACGTGGCCGCCAACCTGGCGTCGGCCGACGGCGTCCATCAAGCGGTCGAGGCGGCGCGGGAACGGCTCGGCGGCGTCGACATCCTGATCAACGTGGTGGGCGGTTCTTCGGCGCCCGCGGGAGGCTTCGCCAGGCTGGACGATGCGCAATGGGCCACGGCGCTCGACTTGAACCTGATGTCGGCCGTGCGGATGGACCGCGCCTTGCTTCCGGCGATGCTGGCGCAGGGATCCGGCGTGATCCTGCATGTGACCTCGATCCAACGCATGCTGCCGCTGCATGACGCCACGATCGCCTATGCCGCGGCGAAGGCGGCGCTGTCCACCTACAGCAAGGCGCTGTCCAAGGAAGTGACCTCCCAGGGTGTGCGCGTGGTCCGCGTCTCGCCGGGCTGGGTGGAGACGGAAGCGGCGGTCGATTTCCTCGGCGCCATCGCGGCCAATGCGGGCACCGATTACGAAGGCGCCAAGCAGAAGGTCATGGAGGCGCTGGGTGGGATTCCGTTGGGGCGTCCGGCCAAGCCGAGCGAAGTGGCCGATCTCATCGCCTTCCTGGTGTCGCCCCGCGCCGAGTCCATCTCCGGCGCCGAATACACGATCGATGGCGGGACCGTGCCGACGACGTAA
- a CDS encoding helix-turn-helix transcriptional regulator, which yields MSSTDNYHYPQEVPRPVYAIGAELVTDGFEQPPHRHRKAQLIMAVRGLVTCEVAKGLWMVPAQCALWIPGGMEHGVRGVGDVAVYMLFVEPEAVPAMFTECCTLSLSPLLRELIIGVSHLPPLYETEGADGRLAQTMLDQLVKAPVERLHLPLPSDPRLRRIADAFAADPADRTSIGEWAHRLAMSERSLFRLVHRDIGMSFVRWRQQCHIVFALKRLAEGEAVQAVAFALGYENASAFITMFKKVLGQPPARYLALRAGRHASVRTDD from the coding sequence GTGTCGTCCACGGACAACTACCACTATCCGCAGGAGGTCCCACGTCCCGTCTATGCGATCGGGGCGGAGCTGGTCACCGACGGATTCGAGCAGCCGCCGCACCGGCACCGGAAAGCGCAGCTCATCATGGCGGTTCGTGGCCTGGTGACATGCGAGGTCGCCAAGGGCCTGTGGATGGTGCCTGCGCAGTGTGCGTTGTGGATTCCAGGAGGCATGGAACACGGCGTGCGTGGCGTGGGCGACGTCGCGGTCTACATGCTTTTCGTCGAACCCGAAGCGGTTCCGGCGATGTTCACCGAGTGCTGCACGCTTTCCCTGTCGCCACTGCTGCGCGAACTGATCATCGGCGTGTCGCACCTGCCGCCGCTGTACGAAACCGAGGGCGCGGACGGCCGCCTGGCGCAGACGATGCTGGACCAGCTGGTGAAAGCGCCGGTCGAACGCCTGCATCTGCCCTTGCCGAGCGACCCGCGCCTGCGCCGGATCGCCGATGCCTTCGCTGCCGATCCTGCCGATCGCACGTCGATCGGCGAATGGGCGCACCGGCTCGCAATGAGCGAGCGCAGCCTTTTCCGCCTCGTTCACCGCGACATCGGCATGAGCTTCGTGCGGTGGCGCCAGCAATGTCACATCGTGTTCGCGTTGAAACGTCTGGCTGAAGGCGAGGCCGTGCAGGCGGTGGCCTTCGCGTTGGGATACGAGAACGCCAGCGCCTTCATCACCATGTTCAAGAAGGTGCTCGGCCAGCCCCCGGCACGGTACCTCGCGCTCCGCGCAGGGCGCCACGCGTCCGTTCGCACGGACGATTGA
- a CDS encoding FAD-dependent monooxygenase has protein sequence MNNAKKILICGGGIAGPACAYWLQRYGHHVVIAEKALALRDGGQNVDIKGAGQQVVKWMGLAEAIEARNTGERGVRFVDAAGRRFAAFPRGAFAGLTADFEILRGDFAHLLYEAVRERCDYRFGTRVSALSEHENGVRVTFDGGQVEEFELVICAEGIGSSTRGLVLAEETRFRYLGACMAFFKIPRHPDDDDWACATLGKGTMIFLRPGDAQETTVLVTFRRERSDIVGDRTSAARALLTEALNGRGVLAERIVAALDDVRDFYFGPMSQVQASHWSRGRVVLLGDAAYCPTPFTGEGTALALVGAYLLAGEIGSGADHARAFTSYEALLRPYVEASQRAISPRSIRWMHPRTAFGSALARLVLRVMASRPVQRLLKPSPARREQAIVNDFAFPQYAPPLDARRP, from the coding sequence ATGAATAACGCGAAGAAGATCCTGATCTGCGGCGGGGGCATCGCCGGGCCCGCATGTGCGTACTGGCTTCAACGGTACGGCCATCACGTCGTGATCGCCGAGAAGGCGCTGGCCTTGCGCGACGGCGGGCAGAACGTCGACATCAAGGGCGCCGGCCAGCAGGTGGTGAAGTGGATGGGCCTGGCCGAAGCGATCGAAGCCCGGAATACCGGCGAGCGCGGGGTCCGTTTTGTCGACGCGGCCGGCCGGCGCTTCGCGGCGTTTCCCCGCGGCGCCTTCGCGGGACTGACCGCGGATTTCGAGATTCTGCGAGGCGATTTCGCGCACCTGTTATACGAGGCGGTGCGGGAGCGGTGCGACTACCGGTTCGGAACGCGTGTCAGTGCGCTGTCCGAGCATGAGAACGGCGTGCGCGTCACCTTCGACGGGGGCCAGGTCGAGGAATTCGAGCTGGTGATCTGTGCCGAGGGGATCGGCTCATCCACCCGCGGCCTGGTCCTCGCCGAGGAGACCCGGTTCCGCTATCTCGGCGCTTGCATGGCGTTCTTCAAAATCCCGCGGCATCCGGACGACGATGACTGGGCCTGCGCGACGTTGGGCAAGGGCACGATGATCTTCCTGCGCCCCGGTGACGCGCAGGAGACCACCGTGCTGGTCACCTTCCGACGGGAACGCAGCGATATCGTGGGCGACAGGACGTCCGCGGCGAGAGCGCTGCTGACCGAGGCCCTGAACGGCCGCGGCGTGCTTGCCGAGCGCATCGTCGCCGCACTCGATGACGTAAGGGATTTCTACTTTGGCCCGATGAGTCAGGTGCAGGCGTCGCACTGGTCCCGCGGACGCGTGGTGCTGCTCGGCGATGCCGCCTATTGTCCGACCCCGTTCACCGGCGAGGGCACCGCGCTGGCGCTGGTGGGCGCCTATCTTCTGGCGGGCGAGATCGGATCTGGCGCGGATCACGCGCGTGCCTTCACGTCCTATGAGGCGCTGTTGCGCCCGTATGTGGAGGCCTCGCAACGCGCCATCAGCCCCCGGAGCATCCGCTGGATGCATCCGCGGACCGCGTTCGGCAGCGCGTTGGCACGTCTTGTCCTGCGGGTGATGGCCAGCCGCCCGGTGCAGCGCTTGTTGAAACCGAGCCCCGCACGGCGCGAGCAAGCCATCGTCAACGACTTTGCTTTCCCCCAATACGCACCACCCTTGGACGCACGGCGGCCTTAG
- a CDS encoding TetR/AcrR family transcriptional regulator, producing MTKAGAKPPGRKPRADAERNRLRLLETAKAAFAEKGSDASLDEIARSAGVGPGTLYRHFPNRDALVLAVYQNELEHLLAAAERLAAAHPPITALREWLLLFVDYLAAKQGMREVLSSMDGQASEVYASSSLKLKQAVRRLVDGLAEHRPIRLGLEPLDLLRALAGVANVNAGPNGQQAARAMVDLLIAGIDASDRPVREDDQR from the coding sequence ATGACCAAAGCCGGCGCGAAGCCCCCCGGACGCAAGCCGCGGGCCGACGCGGAACGCAATCGTCTCCGCCTGCTGGAGACAGCCAAGGCGGCGTTTGCCGAGAAGGGGTCGGACGCGAGCCTGGACGAAATCGCCCGCAGCGCCGGGGTCGGTCCGGGAACGCTGTACCGCCACTTTCCCAATCGCGACGCGCTCGTGCTGGCGGTCTACCAGAACGAGTTGGAGCATCTCCTTGCCGCGGCCGAGCGCCTGGCCGCAGCCCACCCACCGATCACGGCGCTGCGCGAATGGTTGCTGCTGTTCGTGGATTACCTCGCCGCCAAGCAAGGGATGCGTGAAGTGCTGAGTTCCATGGACGGCCAGGCCTCCGAGGTCTACGCCTCGTCGAGCCTGAAGCTCAAGCAGGCCGTGCGCCGCTTGGTCGACGGACTCGCCGAGCACCGTCCGATCCGGCTCGGCCTGGAGCCACTGGATCTGCTTCGCGCGCTGGCCGGCGTGGCCAACGTCAATGCCGGGCCGAACGGTCAGCAGGCGGCAAGGGCCATGGTCGACCTCCTGATCGCCGGCATCGATGCCTCGGACAGGCCGGTGCGCGAGGACGATCAGCGGTGA